From a single Lolium rigidum isolate FL_2022 chromosome 7, APGP_CSIRO_Lrig_0.1, whole genome shotgun sequence genomic region:
- the LOC124674459 gene encoding vacuolar-sorting receptor 1-like, translating to MGRRSPAPARWWRCALLLLALALAVADGRFVVEKNSLRVTSPAALRGVYECAIGNFGMPQYGGTMHGVVVYPKANTKGCKPFSDSGLSFNPKSGGLPVFLLVDRGDCYFTTKGWNAQTAGAAAVLVADDRAEPLITMDTPESAGKEHLENITVPSALVSKRFGDDLKAALENGDMVNVLLDWRESLPHPDERVEYEFWTNSNDECGAKCDMQMNFVRNFRGVAQVLEQRGYTQFAPHYITWYCPEAFVLSKQCTSQCINHGRYCAPDPEQDFTTGYDGKDVVVQNLIQICLFKVANESRKPWLWWDYVHDFAIRCPMKEKKYTRDCANGVIKSLGMDIDKINKCVGDPDADEDNPVLKAEQDAQIGHGSRGDVTILPTFVVNNRQYRGKLDKRAVLRAICSGFEETTEPDICLTQDIQTNQCLENNGGCWLDHNSNNFTACKDTFRGRVCECPIVNGVKFVGDGYTHCEASGVGRCQINNGGCWKETRNGKSVSACSNEVAKGCKCPPGFKGDGIHSCEDIDECKERLFCQCKGCSCENTWGSYECGCGGNNMLYMREHDTCISKVASSSVGWGFLWVVFFGLGFAGVGAYAVYKYRLRSYMDSEIRAIMAQYMPLENQDTSSHQRPVEHADI from the exons ATGGGACGGAGGtcaccggcgccggcgcgatgGTGGCGGTGTGCTCTCCTCCTCCTGGCGCTCGCGCTCGCGGTGGCGGATGGGAGGTTCGTCGTGGAGAAGAACAGCCTGCGGGTCACCTCCCCCGCCGCGCTCCGGGGCGTCTACGAGTGCGCCATCGGCAACTTCGGCATGCCGCAGTACGGCGGCACCATGCACGGGGTCGTCGTCTACCCCAAGGCCAACACGAAAGGCTGCAAGCCCTTCAGCGACTCCGGGCTCTCCTTCAACCCCAAGTCCGGCGGGCTCcccgtcttcctcctcgtcgatCGCGGAG ACTGCTACTTCACAACCAAGGGATGGAATGCCCAAACGGCTGGAGCTGCGGCAGTTCTCGTCGCCGATGACAGAGCAGAGCCATTGATCACAATGGACACTCCAGAATCTGCAGGCAAAGAGCACCTAGAGAACATAACCGTTCCGTCAGCACTTGTCTCCAAGAGATTCGGCGACGACCTGAAGGCCGCTCTGGAAAACGGTGATATGGTAAATGTGCTGCTGGACTGGAGGGAGTCTCTGCCCCATCCAGATGAGCGCGTGGAGTACGAATTCTGGACGAACAGCAACGACGAGTGTGGAGCCAAATGTGACATGCAGATGAATTTCGTCAGGAACTTCAGAGGAGTCGCGCAGGTCCTTGAGCAGAGGGGTTACACCCAGTTCGCGCCTCACTACATCACTTGGTATTGTCCTGAAGCCTTCGTCCTGAGCAAGCAGTGCACATCGCAGTGCATCAACCATGGGAGATACTGCGCTCCGGATCCGGAGCAGGACTTCACCACCGGATATGATGGAAAAGATGTCGTGGTTCAGAACCTGATTCAGATTTGCTTGTTCAAGGTTGCTAATGAAAGTCGCAAGCCGTGGTTGTGGTGGGATTATGTGCATGATTTTGCAATTAGGTGCCCTATGAAGGAGAAGAAGTACACACGTGATTGTGCTAATGGTGTCATTAAGTCACTTG GAATGGATATTGACAAGATTAACAAATGTGTGGGAGACCCTGACGCTGATGAAGACAATCCAGTGCTTAAAGCAGAACAAGATGCTCAA ATTGGTCATGGTTCTCGAGGGGATGTTACTATACTACCGACTTTTGTCGTCAATAACAGACAATACAGAG gTAAGCTGGATAAAAGAGCTGTTCTAAGAGCAATATGCTCGGGATTTGAGGAGACTACCGAACCTGATATTTGTTTGACTCAAG ATATCCAAACAAATCAATGTTTGGAAAACAACGGAGGTTGCTGGCTGGACCATAATAGTAATAATTTTACTGCATGCAAG GATACCTTCCGTGGGCGAGTTTGTGAATGCCCAATTGTGAATGGTGTAAAGTTTGTTGGTGATGGGTACACACACTGTGAAG CTTCTGGTGTTGGTAGATGCCAAATCAACAATGGAGGCTGCTGGAAGGAAACCAGGAATGGGAAGTCTGTCTCTGCCTGCTCA AATGAAGTAGCTAAAGGCTGCAAATGTCCGCCAGGTTTCAAGGGTGATGGCATTCACAGTTGCGAAG ATATTGATGAGTGCAAGGAGAGACTTTTCTGCCAGTGCAAGGGCTGCAGTTGTGAAAACACATGGGGAAGCTATGAGTGTGGCTGTGGTGGTAACAATATGCTATACATGAGAGAGCATGACACTTGTATCA GCAAAGTTGCGAGTTCATCAGTGGGCTGGGGCTTCCTGTGGGTTGTTTTCTTCGGCCTCGGTTTTGCAGGAGTTGGAGCATACGCTGTCTACAAATATCGGCTACGG AGTTACATGGATTCCGAGATCCGCGCGATCATGGCTCAGTACATGCCTCTGGAGAACCAAGATACGTCGAGCCATCAACGACCAGTGGAGCACGCTGACATCTGA